Proteins encoded in a region of the Peromyscus maniculatus bairdii isolate BWxNUB_F1_BW_parent chromosome 15, HU_Pman_BW_mat_3.1, whole genome shotgun sequence genome:
- the LOC143268782 gene encoding uncharacterized protein LOC143268782 — MKTQQSGDICGGWQLEMWPRVLGTPLHEGTRVGGIAHWTLTIVAAAAACLNAWFPAVVNDASSCSSLLCLPQQCWVPDLHSPFSNSPYTLTPRSTHSHSPCPCSRAAWHQLRWDSHSCWCCSKRRSLSPDAATQAWRSHGPAGAELAGREEAFPLTCPDWDFNTSRGRERLGLYRQILLAGLKGAGRCPTNLAKIGDSVYIRRHRTKTLEPRLKGPYTVLLTTPTAIKVDGIAAWIHASHVKLAPAEANKDSIEKLRARLDKRQRDREAQQAWFEGWFNKSPWMTTLVSAIMGSLLILLPLLTFGPCILKMLLQFIWERLSVVQALVLTQQYQALKVTEI; from the exons ATGAAGACCCAGCAATCAGGAGATATATGTGGCGGCTGGCAGCTGGAGATGTGGCCAAGAGTTCTTGGCACTCCTTTACATGAAG GCACACGGGTTGGAGGCATAGCACACTGGACCTTAACCATAGTTGCAGCAGCAGCTGCCTGTTTGAATGCCTGGTTTCCAGCAGTGGTGAATGATGCCAGCAG CTGTTCCTCACTGCTTTGCCTGCCCCAGCAATGCTGGGTCCCCGACCTCCATTCCCCCTTCTCAAACTCCCCTTATACCCTTACCCCCAGATCCACACACTCCCACTCCCCTTGTCCCTGCAGCCGCGCTGCCTGGCACCAGCTGCGGTGGGACTCGCACTCCTGCTGGTGCTGCTCGAAGCGCCGCAGCCTTTCCCCTGATGCTGCCACCCAAGCGTGGCGCTCCCACGGCCCAGCGGGTGCTGAGCTGGCAGGGCGCGAGGAAGCCTTCCCCTTGACATGCCCCGACTGGGACTTCAACACATCTCGCGGTAGGGAGCGACTCGGTCTCTATCGCCAGATTCTCCTGGCGGGTCTCAAAGGGGCAGGTAGATGCCCCACCAATTTGGCTAAG ATTGGAGACTCTGTCTACATCCGCAGACATCGGACTAAGACCCTGGAACCTCGCCTGAAGGGACCTTACACCGTGTTGCTGACTACCCCAACAGCCATCAAGGTCGACGGAATTGCTGCCTGGATCCACGCCTCCCACGTCAAGTTGGCACCTGCTGAGGCCAACAAGGACTCCATAGAAAAGCTCCGAGCTAGATTAGATAAAAGACAGAGAGATCGGGAAGCCCAACAAGcctggtttgaaggatggtttaATAAGTCCCCATGGATGACGACCCTGGTATCTGCAATTATGGGATCCCTGCTTATTTTACTCCCGCTTTTAACCTTTGGCCcgtgcattttaaaaatgttactgcAGTTTATATGGGAGAGATTATCTGTTGTACAGGCCCTTGTTTTAACCCAACAATACCAAGCTTTAAAAGTTACTGAAATATAG